Proteins from one Lachnospiraceae bacterium KGMB03038 genomic window:
- a CDS encoding helix-turn-helix transcriptional regulator, with translation MEEIKLHTFYTLSKEQLKKFGNRLKNRRKKIGIKSQDEFAERLDVHLKTVRNWEQGRNIPELITLINICNMLNCSPDYLLGYIDETTHNTHYISQITGLTEKSIEGIQSLWLEMPGNLGWICDKDFKDVEEIQKYFQKMNGGEYAVENFESEIRKKQAQSTDLLTLNLLLSSESFKNILGNLYAYLFFQYEPSKDEIAKAQELNSHYGKNYKAIIQGKHGYVDAEYLNTSFLVSIQNNCMKLKEELCNSNFNIE, from the coding sequence ATGGAGGAAATTAAATTGCATACTTTTTATACTCTATCCAAAGAACAACTTAAAAAATTTGGAAACAGATTAAAAAATCGTCGAAAAAAAATTGGCATCAAGTCACAAGACGAATTTGCCGAAAGGTTAGATGTACATTTGAAAACTGTTAGAAATTGGGAGCAGGGGCGAAATATTCCAGAGCTTATTACGCTGATTAACATCTGTAATATGCTAAATTGTAGTCCCGATTATCTTCTAGGATATATAGATGAAACCACCCACAATACGCACTATATTTCTCAAATAACAGGACTTACAGAAAAAAGCATAGAAGGAATACAATCCTTATGGTTAGAAATGCCTGGCAATCTCGGCTGGATTTGTGATAAAGATTTTAAGGATGTAGAAGAAATACAAAAGTATTTTCAAAAAATGAATGGTGGTGAATATGCTGTAGAAAATTTCGAATCAGAAATACGCAAAAAACAAGCTCAAAGCACTGATTTACTGACACTTAATCTTTTGCTAAGCTCGGAAAGTTTCAAAAATATTTTAGGAAATCTATATGCATATTTATTTTTTCAATATGAGCCCAGTAAAGACGAAATTGCAAAAGCCCAAGAACTAAATTCACATTATGGAAAAAATTATAAAGCAATCATTCAAGGAAAACATGGCTACGTAGATGCTGAATACCTTAATACTTCTTTCCTAGTTAGTATTCAAAACAATTGCATGAAACTCAAGGAAGAATTATGCAACTCAAACTTTAATATAGAATAG
- a CDS encoding site-specific integrase → MATDKRGRKLPKGIRQRYDDFEGRFMYQGKRYLVHGKTVTETQKAMTDLKYKLEHGLFVMKEKITLNEWYQTWLEEYKKNRVKIGTYTSYEKYYKSVIKERLGSREITEIRGEHIQKLYNDLVKDGYALSSIKIVSAVLNGCFKQAERNGLIERNPVRLAELPRQTEKPTRQAMTREQQALFMEYAQESYLYHFFEVMLRTGMRKGEMQGLKYSDIDRKQNVIHVRRTLKYIEGRGYVEDTPKTRTSTRDIPLTAAVLEHIEAQRNYWGFKVVKMDQYLFCNENGGPISRERVQAEIERTIKRIRAAGHDFPRITSHVFRHTFATRAIEAGMQPQVLKTILGHSSLAMTMDLYSHVLPDTKAEEMEKIASVF, encoded by the coding sequence ATGGCAACAGATAAGAGAGGGAGAAAGCTCCCTAAAGGAATCAGGCAGCGATATGATGATTTTGAAGGGCGTTTTATGTATCAGGGGAAAAGGTATCTGGTACATGGGAAAACTGTTACAGAAACCCAGAAAGCCATGACAGATTTGAAATATAAGCTGGAGCACGGGCTGTTTGTGATGAAAGAGAAGATCACGCTAAACGAATGGTATCAGACCTGGCTAGAAGAGTATAAGAAAAACAGGGTAAAGATAGGGACTTATACCAGCTACGAGAAATACTATAAGAGTGTGATCAAGGAACGGCTGGGCAGCAGGGAGATCACAGAGATCCGGGGCGAGCATATCCAGAAGTTATATAACGATCTGGTGAAAGACGGATATGCTCTCTCCAGTATCAAGATTGTATCTGCGGTACTGAATGGCTGCTTTAAGCAGGCTGAAAGAAATGGTTTGATAGAAAGAAATCCGGTGCGGCTGGCAGAATTGCCACGGCAGACGGAGAAGCCAACCCGCCAGGCTATGACAAGGGAGCAACAGGCATTGTTTATGGAATATGCCCAAGAGAGTTATTTATACCATTTCTTTGAGGTTATGCTGCGCACTGGAATGAGAAAGGGGGAAATGCAGGGGCTTAAGTATTCTGATATAGACCGCAAACAGAATGTGATCCATGTCCGCCGCACATTGAAGTATATCGAGGGCAGGGGATATGTAGAGGACACGCCCAAAACCCGCACATCTACCAGAGATATTCCATTGACTGCTGCCGTGCTGGAGCATATAGAAGCGCAGCGGAATTATTGGGGATTTAAGGTTGTGAAGATGGATCAATATCTGTTTTGCAATGAGAACGGCGGCCCGATTAGCCGGGAACGGGTGCAGGCAGAAATTGAACGCACGATCAAACGGATCAGGGCAGCAGGCCATGATTTTCCTAGAATCACTTCTCATGTCTTCCGTCACACCTTTGCCACAAGAGCGATAGAGGCAGGTATGCAGCCGCAGGTGCTAAAAA
- a CDS encoding sigma-70 family RNA polymerase sigma factor: MSMNLENRTNEQLVVLIQSGESEADNMLQLWQQNRGFIATIARKYTSLAEMEDLEQEGYLGLCEAVRHYEPDKGVKFINYAAFWIKQAMRRYIDNCGAVVRLPTNIHEWIKKYNWVLHEYQKAQHEWPSDCALCWLLGVEREKLRAIQKAANMRQIDSLSRPLEMESEDLTLGDTVSSGEDLEEDACRRLDREDLRRTVWVAVDQLPGDQPAVIRMIYQEGMTRIQAGEILGDGNGKVGIEEHRALRTLRLSRRSGKYQAYYEEYLAAAPVHHVGVRRFKETWTSEVEREALGGMNN; encoded by the coding sequence ATGTCAATGAACCTTGAAAACAGAACAAACGAACAGCTTGTTGTGCTGATCCAGTCCGGGGAGAGTGAAGCGGATAATATGCTGCAGCTATGGCAGCAGAATCGGGGATTTATCGCAACGATAGCCCGGAAGTATACCAGCCTGGCTGAGATGGAAGATCTGGAGCAGGAGGGATATCTGGGATTGTGTGAAGCCGTGAGGCATTATGAGCCGGACAAAGGGGTTAAGTTCATCAATTACGCAGCCTTTTGGATCAAGCAGGCCATGAGGCGGTATATCGATAACTGCGGGGCTGTGGTTCGTCTACCTACCAATATTCATGAATGGATCAAAAAGTATAACTGGGTATTGCATGAATACCAGAAGGCCCAGCATGAATGGCCTTCAGATTGTGCCTTGTGTTGGCTTTTAGGTGTTGAGCGAGAGAAACTCCGGGCAATCCAGAAGGCGGCGAATATGAGGCAGATAGACAGCCTTAGCAGGCCGTTGGAGATGGAGAGCGAGGATTTAACTTTAGGGGATACTGTATCATCCGGGGAAGATCTGGAAGAAGACGCTTGCAGGCGATTGGATCGGGAAGATCTGAGGCGTACTGTCTGGGTTGCAGTAGATCAGCTACCCGGTGATCAGCCAGCCGTGATACGGATGATCTACCAGGAAGGCATGACCAGAATACAGGCAGGGGAAATCTTGGGGGATGGTAACGGGAAGGTTGGGATTGAGGAACACAGGGCATTGCGGACGCTACGTCTATCCCGCAGGAGTGGAAAATACCAGGCATATTATGAAGAATACTTGGCCGCCGCTCCGGTTCATCATGTGGGAGTAAGACGGTTTAAAGAAACTTGGACGAGCGAAGTGGAGCGAGAAGCATTGGGAGGTATGAATAATTAG